One genomic window of Vibrio mangrovi includes the following:
- the alr gene encoding alanine racemase: MITAEAVIDLNALRNNYTSLKARCGSEKQLIAVIKGDAYGHNAVKVARALAQADMFAVSRIEEALELREAGISQPILLLEGCFCPEDLQLAAQHNFHTTIHCIEQLKDFEQTALPQKVSVWLKLDTGMHRLGVQAGEVNTYVTRLEQSHKIAGDVGFISHFSCADDPDSPSTQAQLERFQSQTQIYQGMKTLANSAGILYWDASYFDAVRAGIALYGISPNINETGQQHNLIPAMTLQSKLIAVRQHQANQPVGYGENWTSDRNTSIGVVAMGYGDGYPRSAPNGTPVYINGRLVPISGRISMDMITVDLGPDATDQVGDRVEFWGKNLPVEQVAKSIGTIPYELVIQLTRRVVRTYLNE, from the coding sequence ATGATTACTGCTGAAGCGGTTATTGATTTAAATGCATTAAGGAATAATTACACCTCATTGAAAGCTCGCTGCGGTAGTGAAAAACAGCTGATCGCAGTGATAAAAGGCGATGCTTACGGGCATAATGCCGTCAAAGTCGCACGAGCGCTGGCGCAGGCGGATATGTTCGCTGTGTCCCGTATAGAAGAAGCTCTTGAATTACGTGAAGCCGGCATCTCCCAACCGATTCTCCTGTTGGAGGGATGTTTCTGCCCGGAAGACCTTCAGCTCGCAGCGCAGCACAATTTTCACACCACCATTCATTGTATTGAACAACTGAAAGACTTTGAACAGACGGCGCTACCTCAGAAAGTATCGGTCTGGCTCAAACTGGATACAGGAATGCATCGTCTGGGGGTTCAGGCCGGTGAAGTGAACACTTATGTTACCCGGCTGGAACAGAGCCACAAAATTGCAGGTGATGTAGGCTTTATCAGTCATTTCAGTTGTGCCGATGATCCGGATTCACCTTCCACACAGGCACAACTCGAACGTTTTCAATCCCAGACACAGATTTACCAAGGAATGAAAACACTGGCAAACTCAGCCGGGATTCTGTACTGGGACGCATCTTACTTTGACGCGGTCCGGGCCGGAATTGCTCTGTATGGAATTTCTCCCAATATCAACGAAACCGGTCAACAGCACAACCTGATACCGGCAATGACATTGCAGTCAAAACTGATTGCTGTCCGTCAGCATCAGGCAAATCAGCCGGTCGGTTATGGAGAAAACTGGACATCCGATCGGAACACCAGCATTGGCGTAGTTGCCATGGGATATGGAGATGGTTATCCAAGATCGGCTCCCAATGGTACGCCTGTTTATATTAACGGGCGTCTTGTACCTATCTCGGGCCGGATATCTATGGATATGATTACCGTCGATTTAGGACCGGATGCAACGGATCAGGTCGGCGACCGGGTCGAATTCTGGGGCAAAAACCTACCGGTGGAGCAGGTTGCCAAATCAATCGGTACAATCCCATATGAGCTGGTCATTCAGTTAACCCGGCGTGTAGTCAGAACGTATCTTAATGAATAA
- a CDS encoding 5-oxoprolinase subunit C family protein, giving the protein MIEVIQAGPVVTVQDLGREGYRHHGVSRAGALDGLALTIANRLVGNPDNTAGLEMMFGATTLLFEKDVCFALTGSDCFAVLDGTPVYPGWRCHAQAGQILRLSAPKQGLCAYLAVRGGISVPPVMGSAATDLQAGFGGVDGRPLRKGDRLLLEENRQPAQVDLSEKVGVLLPTAEAVIRVCAGPEAGMYSVHARKQFFSSAWKISVSSNRMGFRLEGSPIAETLDGNLLSHAVFPGVIQIPPDGQPIILAAEGQTSGGYPRMAVVIDSDLWRLGQLRPGEMIYFQEVSLQEAAVAADKQAHYLQRIAFALASH; this is encoded by the coding sequence ATGATTGAAGTGATTCAGGCTGGGCCGGTGGTTACGGTTCAGGATCTTGGCAGAGAAGGATACCGGCATCACGGAGTTTCCCGGGCCGGAGCATTGGATGGCTTGGCGTTGACAATTGCCAATCGGTTGGTTGGCAATCCGGATAATACGGCAGGGCTGGAAATGATGTTTGGAGCGACCACTCTTTTATTTGAAAAAGATGTCTGTTTCGCTCTGACCGGAAGTGACTGTTTTGCAGTACTGGACGGGACACCGGTTTATCCGGGGTGGCGCTGTCATGCACAAGCCGGACAGATATTACGCTTAAGTGCGCCTAAACAGGGGCTTTGTGCTTATCTGGCCGTACGGGGTGGAATTAGTGTCCCTCCGGTGATGGGATCTGCTGCGACAGACTTACAGGCAGGTTTTGGTGGAGTTGACGGTCGGCCATTGCGAAAGGGCGACCGGCTTTTACTGGAAGAGAATCGTCAGCCTGCGCAGGTCGATCTCAGTGAAAAAGTCGGTGTTTTACTGCCGACAGCCGAGGCTGTCATTCGGGTATGTGCCGGTCCTGAAGCCGGAATGTATTCAGTACATGCCCGGAAACAGTTTTTTTCATCGGCATGGAAAATCAGTGTGAGTAGTAACCGGATGGGATTCCGGCTGGAAGGTTCTCCGATAGCAGAAACTCTCGATGGAAATCTATTGTCTCATGCTGTGTTTCCCGGTGTGATTCAGATTCCGCCGGATGGACAGCCGATCATTCTGGCTGCGGAGGGGCAAACCAGTGGCGGTTATCCGAGAATGGCTGTGGTAATTGACAGTGATTTATGGCGGTTAGGTCAGTTGCGTCCGGGTGAGATGATTTACTTTCAGGAAGTATCCTTACAGGAAGCTGCTGTTGCTGCGGATAAACAGGCTCATTATTTACAACGAATTGCGTTCGCATTAGCCTCACATTAA
- a CDS encoding LamB/YcsF family protein — translation MNSVDLNCDMGESFGTYSLGNDAALMEFVSSVNIACGFHAGDPGVMRDTVRLALEKNLAIGAHPGLPDLTGFGRRVMEISPREAYNIVVYQIGALDGFVRAGGGKLHHVKPHGALYNMAAKDEQLAQAIAQAVKDTDPTLVLYGLSGSALTIAGENAGLNVANEVFADRTYQPDGTLTPRSRPDALIHSDEVALNQVIGMIREGKVRATNGQWADIRADTICIHGDGSHALEFARKIAQMLTQQHISIQAG, via the coding sequence ATGAATAGTGTCGATCTGAACTGTGACATGGGAGAGAGCTTCGGTACTTATTCACTCGGCAATGATGCAGCACTGATGGAATTTGTCAGTTCAGTGAATATTGCCTGTGGCTTTCATGCCGGTGATCCCGGTGTGATGCGGGATACAGTCAGGCTGGCACTAGAGAAAAATCTGGCGATAGGTGCACATCCTGGCCTGCCTGATCTGACAGGCTTTGGGCGTCGGGTGATGGAGATTTCTCCCCGGGAAGCCTATAACATAGTGGTTTATCAAATCGGGGCACTTGATGGTTTTGTCCGGGCTGGTGGTGGAAAGTTGCACCATGTGAAGCCTCACGGCGCTTTGTATAACATGGCAGCGAAAGATGAACAGCTGGCTCAGGCGATTGCACAGGCAGTGAAAGATACCGATCCGACGCTGGTGCTATATGGTTTATCGGGTAGTGCGTTGACTATCGCCGGAGAGAATGCCGGTCTGAACGTCGCCAATGAAGTATTTGCTGATCGCACCTATCAACCGGACGGAACGTTGACTCCCCGTTCCAGACCTGATGCTCTGATCCATTCCGATGAAGTAGCGTTGAATCAGGTTATCGGTATGATCCGGGAAGGTAAGGTGAGGGCAACGAATGGTCAGTGGGCTGATATTCGTGCCGACACCATATGTATTCATGGCGATGGTTCACATGCACTTGAGTTTGCCCGGAAAATAGCTCAGATGCTGACACAGCAGCACATCTCCATTCAAGCGGGGTGA